Proteins from a genomic interval of Lycium ferocissimum isolate CSIRO_LF1 chromosome 2, AGI_CSIRO_Lferr_CH_V1, whole genome shotgun sequence:
- the LOC132032654 gene encoding chaperone protein dnaJ C76, chloroplastic yields the protein MHSSTLPIQTIPTKSINKLPNPRAPLANSWKYRDNNTSNSLICRAHTSSITDFDLYDLLGVESSSNQAQIKLAYRMLQKRCHPDIAGPTGHDMAIILNEAYALLSDPIARMAYDKELTKIADLRGYTGKPLYSAWCGPENEERAVFVDEVKCVGCLKCALLAEKTFAVESAYGRARVIAQWADPEPKIQESIDACPVDCISVVERSNLAALEFLMSKKPRGKVRIGAGNTVGARTSNIFDDLEKFQSRYQDALNKASKTNPEASDVQKEERMSAFQAIRAMSNWFYWQSPVAGTAETDQALVPVRRRLIEPDVKKLRDAAAAMKEVKATVNQRCNDEYWSPSTAALPEVTNTSLVDEVSSNASSPKAPVEFYDEVFSPKEKHQDNPWLWRVPFTTATAAAIIVWIKLGEEATVTLDDHIGGPLPLDIVNSSWLKSILAAVTWYMIGMALVELAGSIHSLFGKGRK from the exons ATGCATTCTTCTACTCTGCCCATTCAAACCATTCCCACAAAAAGCATAAACAAACTTCCAAATCCAAGAGCTCCTCTtgcaaattcatggaaatacCGTGACAATAATACTAGTAATTCTCTCATATGCAGAGCTCATACTTCTTCAATCACTGACTTTGACCTCTATGATCTTCTTGGAGTTGAGAGTTCATCTAACCAGGCTCAGATTAAGCTGGCCTATAGGATGCTGCAGAAGCGATGCCACCCGGATATCGCTGGACCAACGGGCCATGACATGGCTATTATACTCAATGAAGCTTATGCTCTTCTTTCTGATCCTATTGCACGTATGGCTTACGATAAG GAACTGACAAAAATAGCAGATTTAAGGGGCTACACAGGGAAACCTTTATATTCAGCATGGTGTGGTCCAGAGAATGAAGAAAGAGCTGTGTTTGTTGATGAAGTAAAGTGTGTAGGCTGCTTAAAATGTGCTTTATTGGCTGAAAAGACATTTGCTGTTGAATCTGCGTATGGAAGAGCCAGAGTTATTGCTCAATGGGCTGATCCAGAACCCAAAATTCAAGAATCCATAGACGCATGTCCAGTTGATTGCATCTC GGTTGTTGAGAGGTCAAATTTGGCTGCACTTGAATTCCTAATGTCCAAGAAGCCACGAggcaaagttagaattggtgcTGGAAATACAGTTGGTGCTCGCACCTCCAATATATTTGATGatctagaaaaatttcaaaGCAGATATCAAGATGCTCTGAACAAAGCTTCCAAGACAAATCCTGAG GCTTCAGATGTGCAAAAAGAAGAACGAATGTCAGCATTTCAAGCAATCCGAGCAATGTCAAATTGGTTCTACTGGCAATCACCTGTTGCAGGAACTGCAGAAACGGACCAAGCTTTGGTTCCAGTTAGGAGAAGGCTAATTGAACCCGATGTTAAGAAGCTCAGAGATGCTGCAGCGGCCATGAAAGAGGTCAAAGCAACAGTTAATCAGAGGTGCAACGACGAGTATTGGTCTCCATCAACTGCTGCACTTCCAGAAGTAACAAACACTAGTCTGGTAGATGAAGTTTCCTCGAATGCTTCCTCTCCCAAAGCACCGGTGGAATTCTATGACGAAGTTTTCTCACCTAAGGAGAAACATCAAGACAATCCCTGGCTCTGGAGAGTGCCATTCACAACAGCAACGGCAGCAGCAATTATAGTTTGGATAAAACTTGGAGAAGAAGCGACTGTTACACTCGACGATCATATTGGTGGTCCTCTCCCATTAGACATTGTCAATAGCTCATGGCTGAAGTCCATTCTGGCAGCTGTTACATGGTATATGATTGGTATGGCTCTAGTGGAACTCGCAGGGTCCATTCATAGTTTGTTTGGGAAGGGCAGGAAATAG
- the LOC132032663 gene encoding thioredoxin-like protein YLS8 produces MSYLLPHLHSGWAVDQAILAEEERLVIIRFGHDWDETCMQMDEVLASVADTLKNFAVIYLVDITEVPDFNTMYELYDPSTIMFFFRNKHIMIDLGTGNNNKINWALKDKQEFIDIVETVYRGARKGRGLVIAPKDYSTKYRY; encoded by the exons atGTCGTACTTGTTGCCACACCTTCACTCAGGATGGGCTGTGGATCAAGCCATTCTCGCTGAAGAAGAGCGCCTTGTCATTATTCGCTTCGGCCATGACTGGGACGAAACTTGCATGCAG ATGGATGAGGTGCTGGCTTCAGTTGCAGATACATTAAAGAATTTTGCTGTCATATACCTGGTGGACATCACAGAGGTCCCTGATTTTAACACGATGTACGAGTTGTACGATCCATCCACTATCATGTTCTTCTTCAGGAACAAGCACATCATGATTGATCTTGGCACTGGAAACAATAACAAGATCAACTGGGCACTCAAAGATAAACAAGAGTTCATCGATATTGTTGAGACAGTGTACCGTGGTGCACGAAAGGGTCGTGGTCTGGTCATTGCACCAAAAGATTACTCTACCAAGTATCGTTACTGA